The proteins below come from a single Cupriavidus pauculus genomic window:
- the fliL gene encoding flagellar basal body-associated protein FliL, translating to MANTLSPSQTGGNPSKRGRLLLIGGGVLVAALGVGGFVLGSVFGGSHTPAAPAAPVVPPPIFVPLDAFTVNLKSEDGDRFLHTGLSLKVADSETQARLQQYQPEARSRILLILSARQPADLATVEGKRKLAQDIQQAVSQPFATGLPPQKILDVLFTSFVVQ from the coding sequence ATGGCGAACACGCTTTCCCCCTCCCAGACTGGCGGCAACCCCAGCAAGCGCGGCCGACTGCTGCTGATTGGCGGCGGCGTGCTGGTGGCAGCGTTGGGCGTTGGCGGCTTCGTGCTCGGCAGCGTCTTCGGTGGCAGCCACACTCCGGCGGCTCCGGCCGCTCCGGTCGTGCCGCCGCCGATCTTCGTGCCGCTGGATGCGTTCACCGTCAACCTCAAGAGCGAGGACGGCGATCGCTTCCTGCACACCGGTCTGTCGCTGAAGGTGGCGGATAGCGAAACGCAGGCGCGTCTCCAGCAGTACCAGCCGGAAGCGCGCAGCCGCATCCTGCTGATCCTGTCGGCGCGCCAGCCGGCCGATCTCGCGACCGTGGAAGGCAAGCGCAAGCTGGCGCAGGACATCCAGCAGGCGGTGAGCCAGCCGTTCGCGACGGGTCTGCCGCCGCAGAAGATCCTGGATGTCTTGTTTACATCGTTCGTGGTGCAGTAA